GGATCGAACACCGTGGGTTTCGGAACGGGCGTCGGTGTTGGTGGTAAGCAATCAGGAATGCCGCACGTCTTTCCGGAGAGGCGATCGTAGCGTTTGACCGCGTTCCCGTCGACCATCGTGTACTCGTAGCGGAAGAAGCTTTGATACAAGATCAACCACAGCACAAGTGCACCGGCGATATACCACACCCGATACATGCGCCGTCCGTTCGTGCGTCGAGCCGATCTCCCTTTTACTAAGCAATTTTAGAGTGCGCACAACGCAGGCAGAAGTTGCCGCGTCACGCGAATCGTCGCGCCATGCAACAGACCTTAACGGTTGAAGAGGCCCCCGCAGTTCGCACCTTGCGTGCTTTACAGGAACGCGCGCTTGCGGTGAGCGCGTCCGATCTTCATTTCGAACCAACGGCATCCGGAGGACGCGTTCGTTTTCGTGTTGACGGCATGTTGCGCGATTTTGAGACTCTCGACGCGGGGTTGTATCTCCCGCTCATATCGCGCGTAAAGCTGCTTGCCGGAATGGACATCGCCGACCGGCGGCAGCCGCAGGATGGCCGCTACACAATCGCCTCGGTAAAGGGCAGTGTCGACGCGCGAGTCTCGTCGATTCCAACGATAGACGGCGAGAAGGTTGTCATTCGGCTCTTGGATATCCACGCCAAGAACCCAAGTCTCGATAATTTGGGGATGCGCGCGTCAACGCTTGCCCGCTATCGCCGAATGATTGCCTCACCGTACGGATTTTTAATCGTGACCGGTCCAACGGGCAGCGGCAAGACCACGACGCTCTACAGCTCTCTGCGCGAGATCGCAAACCGGATGCGTAGCGTCTGCACGGTCGAGGATCCGGTCGAGATGCGCCTCGACGGCATCGCGCAAGTGAACGTCAACATGCGCGCCGGGTTGGACTTCTCGAACGTCCTTCGATCGTTCTTGCGCCAGGATCCTAACGTCATTATGGTCGGCGAGATGCGCGATATAGCGACGGCCTCGATTGCAATATCAGCCGCGCTCTCCGGGCAGCTAGTTCTCACGACGCTTCACAGCAACGACGCGCCGCGATCGATCGATCGGCTTGTGGAACTCGGAGTCGATCGTCACGCGATCGGAGCGGCAGTGTTCGGCATTCTTTCGCAGCGACTCGTCCGGCGCCTATGTCACGAATGCCGTACGTTTGATTCGAGTTCGCGCTCATATACGGCGAGCGGGTGCGGCGCATGCGCACGCAGCGGCTATTGCGGCCGTGTCGGTCTCTTCGAATTGCTCGAAGTCGACGATGAAATGCGTGAGGCGGTCACCACCGGTGCGTCGGTCGTCGCGATTCGCAGACTCGCTGCGCGGAGCGGCTACGAGCCACTTGCCACGGACGGGGCCGCAAAAGTTGCGTCCGGCGAAACCTCCAATGACGAGTTGCGCCGGGTCCTAGGGGCGGTGGCGTGAGCGCATCGCTGCTCGGCGCCATGCGAGTCGAGGAAATCGTTCGTGCGGCGCGCGAACGCGGGGCCTCCGACCTGCATATCGCGGCCGGGCGCGGGACGGTGTTGCGCGTTGATGGGCAACTCGAAAGGCGCGGCCATGACGCGATCGACGCATCCGAGTTAGCCGCCTTCCTGCAAACGCATCTCGGCGAACGCGTTCGAGGCCAGCTCGCGGAGAGCGGGCATTGCGACGTAGCGCTCCACGATGCCAAGCTCGGTGCAATCCGAGTGCACGCATTCCACG
Above is a genomic segment from Candidatus Baltobacteraceae bacterium containing:
- a CDS encoding GspE/PulE family protein, which encodes MQQTLTVEEAPAVRTLRALQERALAVSASDLHFEPTASGGRVRFRVDGMLRDFETLDAGLYLPLISRVKLLAGMDIADRRQPQDGRYTIASVKGSVDARVSSIPTIDGEKVVIRLLDIHAKNPSLDNLGMRASTLARYRRMIASPYGFLIVTGPTGSGKTTTLYSSLREIANRMRSVCTVEDPVEMRLDGIAQVNVNMRAGLDFSNVLRSFLRQDPNVIMVGEMRDIATASIAISAALSGQLVLTTLHSNDAPRSIDRLVELGVDRHAIGAAVFGILSQRLVRRLCHECRTFDSSSRSYTASGCGACARSGYCGRVGLFELLEVDDEMREAVTTGASVVAIRRLAARSGYEPLATDGAAKVASGETSNDELRRVLGAVA